From the genome of Uranotaenia lowii strain MFRU-FL chromosome 1, ASM2978415v1, whole genome shotgun sequence, one region includes:
- the LOC129740047 gene encoding RNA-binding protein fusilli-like, with amino-acid sequence MKILVVLAYVAVASARPEAPLHHGSGYNYPAPQPIAHAAAAGSAVAFGGGGGHGHGGYAGGHGAAHASSHGVAHAAAPAPIYHQPAPVYQQPQAQAFSQSGSSASSFGQGASFGQAAGFASSFSAGSAQAFAAPQQAIVQKHIYVHVPPAEPELPASPQFISQGPPRKHYKIIFIKTPNVQPSAAQIALQQAQQQEKTIVYVLVKKPDDQQELNIPQIAAAPPSKPEVYFIKYKANKAAVGGAGGLASGIASASSSSSASASSSGFDAAIGSSAASAAAHSHAGSITTQYGAPGGHPGYP; translated from the exons ATGAAGATCCTAGTG GTCCTGGCTTACGTGGCCGTTGCTTCGGCTCGACCGGAAGCTCCCCTGCATCATGGCAGCGGATACAACTATCCGGCCCCGCAACCGATTGCACATGCCGCGGCAGCGGGCTCAGCTGTAGCATTCGGCGGCGGTGGTGGTCATGGCCACGGCGGTTATGCCGGTGGGCATGGAGCTGCTCATGCCAGCTCCCATGGAGTCGCTCATGCTGCTGCTCCTGCTCCTATTTACCATCAGCCGGCTCCGGTCTATCAGCAACCTCAAGCTCAAGCTTTCAGCCAGTCGGGATCCTCGGCTAGCAGCTTCGGTCAGGGTGCCAGCTTCGGCCAGGCTGCCGGATTCGCTTCGTCCTTCTCGGCCGGATCGGCCCAGGCTTTCG CCGCCCCCCAACAGGCCATAGTCCAGAAGCACATCTACGTGCACGTCCCACCAGCAGAGCCCGAACTCCCTGCCTCGCCTCAGTTCATCAGCCAGGGCCCTCCGCGCAAGCACTACAAGATCATCTTCATCAAGACACCGAACGTGCAGCCATCGGCCGCCCAGATCGCCCTGCAGCAGGCCCAACAACAGGAGAAGACCATCGTTTACGTTCTGGTCAAGAAACCCGATGACCAGCAGGAGCTGAACATCCCACAGATCGCCGCCGCCCCACCAAGCAAACCGGAAGTCTACTTCATCAAGTACAAGGCCAACAAGGCCGCCGTCGGTGGAGCCGGTGGTCTTGCTTCCGGCATTGCCTCGGCCAGTTCCAGCTCGAGCGCCTCGGCCAGCAGTAGCGGCTTCGATGCCGCCATCGGATCGTCCGCCGCCTCGGCAGCCGCCCATTCCCACG CTGGTAGCATCACGACGCAATACGGTGCCCCAGGTGGTCACCCCGGATATCCATAA